The nucleotide sequence ACTGTGTAGTGGCATAGGCCCAGACATAACCTTTCTTCGGTTTTTTATCATTCTCACCCATCCGCATGATGGTGACCGGTGTTTCATCTGCATGCAGCACCTGCTGTTGTAGTACCACCTCTTTTAAGGCATTGGCCAGAGGTTCCAGTTCTACACCGCAGCGACCTATCCAGTCAGATAACGTTGATCTAGAAAGCTCGATTCCCGCCCGCTGATAGATCAGACGTTGACGGTACAGCGGTAAATGATCGGCATACTTCGATACCAGCACATGGCTGAGCAGTTCAGGTGAAGCAATGCCTTTATCAATCACATAGGCAGGCATCGCTTGCTGAGTCAGGGTGTCACACTGATCACAGACCCATTTGCCACGGACATGCTGTTCCTTATAGAACTGTGCCGGTCTGAAATGCAGTTTTTCACTGATATCTTCGCCGATACGACGTAACTGGCAGCCACAACTGCATTGGGTTGATGCTGGTTCATGCTCAATACGAATGGTGTGTAGATGATCGGGCAGCAGTCGACGTTTAGGTTTGTTGACTGTGGCTTTCTCTGTCGCTGCATCGGTTTTATCTGCATTTAATCGTTCTAATTCTAGATCAACCGCGGCAATATCTTCTTCGACCGCTTCATCCCAGAGATGGATTTGTTTTGCGGTGAGATGTTCGTTTTTACTGCCGAATTTGTGCTGTTTAAACAGCGCCAGTTCATGCTCGTATTTTTGATTGAGAATGGAAAGATGTTGAACTTGAGCATCTAATTGCTGATTGGTGACTTCAAGATGCTGAACTTTGGTATCTAATTGTTGGTTTGATTTTTCTAATTCTTGATTTGATTGTGCCAGAGACTGATGCTGCATTGCCAACTGCCGGGTGAATTCCAGCAGTTGTTCATGGGTCAGTTGGCTTAAGTCAGGCAGCGTATTCATGACCGCAGTATGCCTGAGGTCATGAGAAGAATGAAATAGAACGTTTGGAGAATAGCAGAATGGAACAGCCTGGTTTAAAGCATCGTCACCACCTGCTGTCGTCCAATGCGCTGCCAGGGCAAACCTTGGATCAGTGCCTGTAACTGTTCCGGACTGATCGCCATGCTTTCACCCTGGTGAACCTGCGCCCAGTGGAATTTTCCCTGTTCCAGCCGCCGGGCACACAGCCAGATGCCCAGTCCATCATGTACCAGCACTTTCATGCGATGGCCACGTTTATTACAGAACAGGTAAGCACAATGCGGTTTGATGTAGCCAAAGGCTCTCACCACCTGAGCCATGATAGTATCCATACCTGCACGCATGTCCAGAGGTTGGGTGGAGAGCCAGATTTCATCAATGCGGATCATGTTGCAAGTGCCTTGAGTAATTCTGCTAAAGCAGATATTTCTGATACTTGCCATTTCAAGCCAATTTCTGCTTTTGAGTGGGGTAAAGTAATTTGAACCGTTAACATGTCAGTAGGAGTAGGATCTAATGGTGCAGAGCAAGATAAGGCAATAAATGCAGGTTTATTCGGTAGTGGTGAGCGATCATTCCCTGGCTTACCATCAATTAAGCGAATCCATTTGGATACAAGATTTGTATTCAATCCATGTTGCAAAGCGACCGAAGCAATTGAAACGTCCGGTGCTTTACAAGCCTGAACGATCTGCTGTTTAAATTCAGCACTGTATGTTCTTCGTTTTTTCGCAAGAGATGCGATGGATGTCTGGTGATTTGTAGTCATAAATTTTAGTCCCCACTTGTTTTTAAGTGGGGACTAAATTAAGGCTTATAGGATCGCTTGGTAAGGCTGTGTTAGCCGGATGCTTACGTCGAGACACAATCAAAGCCAGATACATCACACCAAAAAACATCTGGATCATAGCCAACATTCTGGCAAAAGGACTCACAGGTATGGTATCTGCTAATCCTGTGGCGGATTGTACGCTAAAACTCAAGAATAATAAGTCCAGCCAAGGCTGATAAGCTTGAAGATCTGGGTCAGCAAAACTATATGGAATCAATAACTGGCAAATACTATAAAGAAAGGCAAAGCCCCAAGCCATTAAGGTAAAAGCAGCCCCTGCTGCAAATAATTCATCTTTAGTTAGATAACGGTCGTGAAACATATAACGTAATAGACCATAGGATGCACTGAAATAAGCACAGGCTTCAAAGGCATGCGCGGTAATTAATACCCAGACCTGTTTCACGCCTAATAAAACCAGTGATGAAAAGAACAGTGCACCAATAACAAAGCTTAATCCTAGTATGGTAAATACGGGGGTTTGACGAATGACTCGGGCAATCACCAGCAAAACCAATACGCCTATTACCCAAGTCGCGGCCCGATAAGGAGCATACTCATAGCTCAGTACTGATAGGATCAGGATAATGAATTGCAGACAAAGCAGCCAAGCAGAAGGCAGGCGCTTAAAGGTCGTCCAGCACATTAACCAAGTTTGTTTCATCTAATCCTTCTTTTTCATGACACTACACATCTGCAGCTTTATTTTTATCTTTCTAAACTTAGCATGTAATTAGTGGCTTGAAGAGCTGTACTTTGTAGCAAAATGATGTATTAATTTCAAAAATAAATATTTAAATATGCTGAATAATCTATTCAGTGAATGCGAATTTCTTGTAGCTCTTCAGACGGATTAAACCAACATTTAAATTGAAGACCAGATAAAATTACGCTCAATTTTATGATTCTTATAATTTGATCTTTGTTGCATGAAAGACGATCTCAATAAAAAAGGACGCAGTTTGCATCCTTTTTTATTCGGCTAGCCAAGTGAAAGAACTTAGCGCACCCTGCTCAAGAAGTGTAGATGCCTTTCATACTGATCCAGAATATCCTGTAACAGATCTTCTCGCGTCCATTCCATCACATCATAGTTTTGTCCACCTTCATTAAGGAAGACTTCAGCCTGGAAGTGTTGTCCTGAATCTTCATCCTGAGACGGCATAAAACTTGGTGGTAAGATCTGGCGCGCAACTACAGCATAGACAAAATTCGCTTCATCCTGATGGTCTACTCGCAAGCATAGCCCCTGCTCTATTTCATCAATAACCACGGCATGATGACGGCGTTGAAACTCTTTCTGAATACTTAAAAATGCCTGTCTGACTTCCGACTGGATATACTCCGTTACTTCCTGCTCATCATGAGCATAATGCATGATCAGTCCCAGACGCTGTTGCCAGCTACGCGGATTATGAATGGCTCGTGGGGTTATCCGGGCTTCTTGTAAGGCTTGCATTTTCGTGACTTCCAGCCGTAGTGCCTTAATCAGTCCCCAACTAATTACCAACATGATCAAGGTAAACGGTAAGGCACTGAGCATTGTGGCTGATTGTAATGCAGCTAGGCCACCTGCATACAATAAGACGATTGCCAGTAAAGCCATGATCACTGTCCAGAATAGACGTTGCCAGGTAGGAGACTGATCAGATTTAGCCGTCAGATAATCGGTGACCAGTGCACCAGAATCAGCGGAAGTCACAAAAAACAGCATCACCAGAAGTGTGGCAACTACGCTCATCACGGCTGAGAAAGGCATTCCATGCAGAAATTCAAACAGCGCTACAGATGAATCACGCTGTACCGCCTGCATCAGGTTAATATTGGCTTCTTGCAAAATGCTGTATAGCGCTGCATTCCCCATAAAGCCCATCCAGATTAGGGTAAAGCCGGTTGGAATCAGTAACACCCCCACAATAAATTCACGGACAGTTCGGCCTCGAGATACGCGGGCAATGAACATCCCAACAAATGGTGACCAGGAAATCCACCAGGCCCAATACATGATGGTCCATCCACCAATCCAGCCACTGGACTGATAGGCATAGAGATTAAAGGTCATACTGAACAGGCTTGACGCATACTGTCCGACATTCTGAATAGTTGTTTGAAGTAGATAAATCGTTGGTCCAGCCAGGAAAACAAACAGCAATAGCCCTAAAGCCAGAACTAGATTGAGCTCGGATAAGCGCTTGATGCCTTTATCCAGACCAAAAAATACTGAGAGTGAAGCCATGGCACTGACAATAATGATCAGGATGACCTGTACTCCGGTACTTTGCTCGATGCCAAACAGATAGTTCAGACCAGAATTAATCTGCGTGACCCCAAAACCCAGAGTAGTGGCGACACCAAATACGGTTCCGATGGTCGCGAAGATATCCACACTATCCCCGATCGGACCATAAATTCGTTTGCCAATTAAAGGATAAAGAGCCGAGCGTATTTTCAAAGGCAGCTGATGCCGATAAGCAAAATAAGCTAGTGATAATCCGACAAGTGTATAGATCGCCCAGGCATGGAGTCCCCAATGGAAGAAGGTAACCCGCATCGCCTGCTGTGCCGCCTGAATGGTTTCCGGTTCACCCGATGGAGGCGTGACATAGTGCATCACCGGTTCAGCCACACCGAAGAACATCAACCCAATCCCCATGCCCGCTGTAAACAGCATGGCAAACCAGGAGGTATTTTTATAATCCGGGATGCTATGGTCTGGACCCAGCTTGATCCTGCCCATATCAGACAATGCAATGAAAATCAGGAGAATCAGAAAAATTGCCACAGACAAGACATAGAACCAGCTAAAAGAGGTCGTCACCCACTGGTTCAGTTGCTGGGTCATCAGTTCAAACGAATTTGGTGCCAAGACCACCATTAGAAGAAATAGTCCAATAATGATGACAGTTGTTAAAAACACACGAGGATTCACATTGGAATACCAGGATGTGATTCTGGAAGACATATCCACTCCATTTTTGCTTTTTATTTATCCGACCAGATTGGTCACACAGGCATTACTCAAAAAAGAAGACATGAGTAAAAAGAACGCGTTTCGATCACATATCGAAACTTAATTAATAGGATAAGTTATTGTTCTTATTCACTTGGTTGTACTCCTGTTCCCTTCTCGTAACTTAAAAGCGAAAAGCCTTGATCTATTTTGTTTATCAAAGGCCCTAAAATCTTGCTCTAGAAACACAGGAATCATGCAATGAAATACTGCATCAGCATCAAAACATCCAGGCAATAAAAAAGTCCCTTACGGGACTTCTTTATGGAGAATCAAATCATCTTAGTGATCAGATGCACCTGAGATACCGATACCTGTTTGCGAACGTACAAACTGTGCATCGAATGCTTTGCGTTCTGCTTGAGCCTGTGCCGAATTATCAGTCACAGAGAACAACCAGCAGCAGAAGAACGACAACGGCATTGCGAAGATCGCTGGGCCATTGAATGGGTTCACTGCAGTTTCTGCAATACCCAGTGTATCTACCCAAACTGCTTTAGACAGTACAATCAGTACTACTGCAGTCACCAGACCTACGATACCACCAATCACCGCACCACGAGTGGTTAAGCCTTTCCAGAACATGGACAGTACCAGTACCGGGAAGTTGGCACATGCTGCAACCGAGAATGCCAGACCTACCATGAAAGCAACGTTCTGTTTCTCGAACAGGATACCCAGAATCATCGCGAAGATAGCAAGACCAAGAGTCGCGATCTTAGACATACGCAGTTCAGATTCAGGCGTGGTTTGACCTTTCTTGAATACGTTCGCGTACAAGTCATGTGAAATTGCTGAAGCACCTGACAGGGTCAGACCCGCTACAACCGCAAGAATGGTTGCGAATGCGACTGCTGAAATAAAGCCCATAAACAGGTCACCACCCACTGCATCTGCAAGGTGAACCGCCGCCATGTTGTTACCACCTACAAGCTGTAACTTACCTGTAAGTGCCATTTTTGCAACATCCAGGAATTGCGGGTTATTCGCAACGTACAGGATCGCACCAAAACCGATGATGAATGTCAGCAGGTAGAAGTAACCAATAAAGCCTGTTGCAACCACAACTGATTTGCGTGCTTCTTTCGCATCTTTTACGGTAAAGAAACGCATCAGGATGTGTGGCAGACCGGCAGTACCGAACATCAGCGCAAGACCAAGAGAAATCGCATCGACCGGATTAGACGCCAGACTACCTGGGCCCATGATTTTGGTTGCATCAGCCAGGTTCAGGTCATGCACTTTTGAATAAACACCGATTGCTTGTTCAAACATGTTGGTGAAACTGAAACCTACGCCTTTCATGACCATGAATGCCATGAAAGTTGCGCCAGACAGCAGCATTACCGCTTTAATAATCTGTACCCATGTGGTCGCCAGCATGCCACCGAAGATCACGTAAGCCATCATTAGAAGGCCAACAATCACCACAGCGATGTTGTAGTTCAAACCGAAAAGTAATTTGATCAGCTGACCTGCGCCTACCATCTGTGCGATCAAGTAGAACGCAACAACTACAAGTGAGCTCAGTGCTGCCAAGGTACGTACCGGCTTTTCCTGCAAGCGGAAAGATACCACGTCAGACAGGTTATATTTACCCAGGTTACGCAAACGTTCTGCCACCAGGAACAGTACGATTGGCCAGCCTACCATGAAGCCCAGGGAATACAGCAACCCATCGAAACCGGACAGGAATACCATCGCGGAAATACCAAGGAAGGATGCGGCGGACATATAGTCACCCGCAATCGCCAGGCCATTCTGGAAGCCAGAAATACCACCACCGGCGGTATAGAAGTCTTTAGCACTGGTAGTCTGCTTTGCAGCCCATTTGGTAATAAATAACGTGGCACCAACGAAAATCACAAACATGATAATCGCGTTCCAGTTGGTCGCCTGCTGTTCTGCTGCACCCAGATCCGGGCCAGCCATTGCGATGCCTGAGCTGACTGCCGCTGCAGCCAGGGCGATAAGAGAATTCCATTTCATCTTAGTGTGGTCCTTTTTCATGAGCAATCGCTTCAACTTCGCGCACCGCTTCTTGGTTCAATTGATCAAGTCTGTTATTGGCAATATAGGAATACACACCGCACAGAACAAATGACAGAACAATAATGCCTAGACCCAATGGGATCCCCCACGTGGTCACACCGCCTGAAATGGAAGACAATAGAAATTCTTTGTTGTAGCCTACCAGCAACATAAAGCCGACATAGACAAACAACATGATGGCTGTTAAGGTCCAGCTCAGGTTACGCTTTCTGCGCACCATTTCTTTGAATTTGGGATTCTGTAGAATTCTTTCTACCTGCACCTCATCCATAATTACACTCCTGTAGCCCAACCTTGGGCCTGCTATTTTTTAATTCGAATTATCACCCCATCAAATTAGCAAGCTTGGTCACTGGTTGTAATTTAGACTTTGGTCGTTAAAAAATGATCAATTCAAGTCCTAAAGTGCATGATGCTGTATCATAGCGGCATGCTCGATACATTTAAGGCTATATGAATAGTTGGCTCATCATCGGGGTCCTCACCCTCTATATCGCATTACTCTTTATCTGCGCTTTCTTCGGAGAAAAACACGCGAGTCGCTTGAGTACTCGTGGGCGCATGTTATTGTTTAGCTTAACTTTAGGGGTTTACTGCTCGTCTTGGACCTTCTACGGCGCGACTGGAGCAGCGGTCCGTGAAGGCATCATTTTTCTGCCAATATACTTGGGTCCATTACTGTTTGTTGCCATCGGTTATGATATCTGGCGACGTCTGGGACGGGTTCGTCAGCACCATGCGATTTCCTCCATCGCCGACTTCGTCGCTGCACGTTATGGCAAGAGTGGCCCGCTCGCTTCGCTGGTCACGATTCTGGCCGTCATTGCGATTATTCCTTACCTGGCCTTGCAGTTACGTGCCATTGCCTTAAGTGCCTCCGTGATTTTAGAACCTACCGGTGGGATTGCCAGCACGACCAACAGCGTGCTGTTCCTGACTGGTGTACTGGCGATTCTAGCGATGATTTTCGGTACCCGGCAGATTGCCAATACCGAGCAGCATGGCGGTCTGATGCTGGCGGTGGCTTTTGAATCTTTCGTTAAGCTATTTGCCTTACTAGCCGTCGCGGGCTTTTTTGTCTTTGCTGAACCGAGCAATATTACCCAGATCAGCACTGACATCCGTAGCACTTTCCACGATGTGCAAATGTTCGGCGTACCGGAAAGCTTCTGGGTACAAACCCTGCTGGCTGCCTTAGCGATTATCTGTTTGCCTCGCCAGTTCCACGTTGCCGTAGTCGAGCTACGTGATGAAAAACATATCCGTGGCGCACGTCGCTGGTTTGCCATCTATCTGACTCTAACTACTATTGCGATTATTCCAATTGCCAGCTGGGCACTACATGCCGCACCGCATTATCTGGCGATTCCGGATGTCGCAGTGTTGTCTCTGCCGCTCAGTTACAACCAGGACTGGCTCACCTTACTAGCCTTCCTTGGCGGTTTCTCGGCATCCACCGGCATGCTGCTGGTGTCATCTGTGGCGCTGTCCATCATGCTCAGTAATGACCTGATCATGCCCGCACTCTGGCGTACAAATCTGATTTCACGGCATGACAAACGCCTGCCATTAGTACTGAAATTTACCCGTCGCGTCTGCATTCTTGCCGTGATGCTGCTGGGCTTTCTGTTCTATAACTTCTTTAATGATATCGATCAGCTGTCCGTATTTGGCTTGTTAGCATTTAGTGCTGTGGCGCAGTTCGCCCCTGCCCTGATTGGTGGTCTGTACTGGCGTGGCGGCAGTAAACAGGGGGTTTATGCCGGCCTGCTCACTGGCTTTGCGCTATGGGCCTATACCTTACTGTTGCCGACCATTCTGCGTAGCCTACCAGTACAGTTCCAACAGTTTAGTCAGGACTTTCTGAATTTCGGCCCATTCGGCTGGAACTGGTTGCGTCCGGAAGCGCTAATTGGTTTTGAGTCATTCAATTCTTTAACCCATGGGGTTGTCTGGTCACTGGGCCTGAATTTGCTACTGTATGTCTGGGTGTCACGAATTTTCCGTCCAAGCGTGGCGGAACAGATTCAGGCAGAAAGTTTCTTCTATTATGAAACCAAACCGTTGCCATCGCAGAGCCCAACTACGGATGTGAGCTATTCCCATCAGGATGTCGCACGTTTGAAAGTCGGTGACCTGATTACTCTGGCCAAGCGTATTACCGGTGAAGAACCGACCATGCGTGCATTCAAACAGTTCTGTACCCAGAATAATGTCGAACTGAATGAAAGCAGTAGTGCTAATGGCATGTGGTGGCGTTTTACCGAACAGTATCTGGCGGGAACGATTGGTGCCGCTTCGGCACGTACCCTGCTGACCACGGCGATGGTGAATAATGGTCTGGCACTCGGCCAGGTCGCCAACATTCTCGACCAGGCATCGCAATGGCAGCGTTTTAACCAGAACCTGATCATGACCATGATCGACCATATGACCCAAGGGGTCAGCGTCGTCGATGAAAACATGTGTCTGGTAGCCTGGAACAACCAGTACCTGAAGCTGTTCGATTATCCAAAAGATATTGTTTATGTTGGTTGTCCGATTGCCGATCTGATTCGTTATAACGCTGAGCGTGGTGAATGTGGCCCGGGTTCAGTCGAAGAACATGTGCGAAAACGGATTCACTGGATGCAGGTCGGTAGCGCACATGAATTCGAGCGAATCCGTAAAGATGGCCGTGTGATCCAGATGCGCGGGAACCCGATTGAAGGCGGTGGTTTCGTAACGACCTTTGCCGACATTACCGCCTTCCGTGAAAATGAAGCCGTGCTGGAAGCACGCGTGCGTGAACGTACCCAGCAGCTGGCTGATGCTTTATCTGAACAGCAACTGGCCCGTGAACAGGCGGACAAGGCCAATATGTCCAAGAGCCGCTTTATTGCGGCAGCCAGTCATGACCTGCTCCAGCCAATGCATGCGGCACGTCTGTTCAGTACTGCGCTGGAACAAAGTGTCCAGAGTGAAGAAGACCGCAAAACCTTGCAGCAACTGGACCGTGCGCTGCATGGTGCCGAAAGCATGCTCTCCGCCCTGCTCGATATCGCGCGTTTAGAAGGCGGTACGATTCAGCCGAAACGTCAGGCTTATCCATTGCATGACCTGCTCAGCGATCTGGAACTGCAATTTAAGTCGATTGCAGCCCAGCGTGGCATCAAACTCAGCGTACACGATGCCCAGTTCTGGATTGATACCGATCCGCAATGGATTCGCCGGATTATCCAGAACTTTGTCAGCAATGCACTGCGTTATACCGCACGCGGTAAAGTCGTAGTCGGTGTGCTGCGTTCCAGTACCCGCCCCAACCATATCCGCATTGGCGTCTGGGATACCGGTCCAGGCATTGCTGAAGAACAGCGCATCAAGCTGTTCCAGGAATTCGAACGCTGCGGCCATACTTCACCTTGGGGTGAACAGGGCCTCGGCCTTGGCCTGGCCATCGTACAGCGTATGACCAGCATGCTGGACTATCCAGTGCATGTTTATTCCGAACTGGGCAAAGGTTCCTGCTTCATGATTGACGTACCGCTGACCGAGGCTCCAAAAGTCGTGGCAGCACCGGTACAGGCGGTTCCGCTGAAATCCAAAGCCTTTAAAGTCCTGTGTCTGGACAATGATGAAACCATTCTGGAAGGCATGTCGACCCTGCTGACCAAATGGGGCTATCAGGTATTTAAGGCAACTGAGCCGGAACAGGCACAAGAACTGATCAAGCAGGAAAATATTCAAGTCTGGTTAGTGGATCAGCACCTGAATAATGACAAGCGTGGTCTGGACTTTATTATGGCAAATCGCCAAAACGATGTGCCAGTCGCCTTGATCACTGCAGATTCTGATCCGGAACTGCCGCAACAGCTGAAAGATTTAAATATCGTGCTGCTGAAAAAGCCACTGAAACCAGCATCGCTACGTTCCTGGTTATCCGGTTTGAAAATTTCAGATCGCTAAGATTATTAAACTTTTCTGGTGCCTGTTTTACCTAGCGTAAAGCAGGCATTTTTATTGCAATTGTCACAAAAAATTTCAATATTTGCCTAATTTTCAAAGCTATGGGCCAAAAGCATCAAAATCCGGCTCAAAATCTGGATATGGATTGACTAAAAATATCATTTTAAAAATCGCTATGGCAAAACCTCACTATTGTTGCTATCAACCTGTGTAAGCTTGGTTAAAATTTTGTAAGTTGTTATTTTTAATAAACTAATAATACCTTAAGGTCATAATTTAAACTTTAGTCGTACTTTCCTAACCCAGGTTTTAGCCCCGAAAATAGGAATCAAGAAACGATCAGTTTCAACCATGTCGATCACCCTCATCCCCCATGGCAGCTGATCAGTTATTACTGCATAAAGGATGACGAATCATGAGCTTAGATACTACCCCTGATATTGATCTGAATCAGAACCGACAATTTCACCGCCAGTATGGTGCCAATGCCATGCTGCCTGACATCGATTGGACCAAGCTGTTCAAATACAGCAAGCTGAATGAAGCCCAGGTCGAGGCACTCGAAACTTTATATCAATGTGCAGTCCCTCTCGCCCTGCAGGTATTCGATGAACTGCGTTTCGACGTATTTGAACCATATGCTTACAAGCCACAAGGCTTAGGTCTGTTCGAGCGTCTGGCTGAACAGGAAGACAAGCTGATCCAGTCTCTGGAAGAAGCATCAGCAGAACTAAGCAAGCATACCCGTCACCAGATCTGGAGCATGCTACTGCGTGGCGGTGCGGTACTGGTGTTTAAAGCCTGGCTCGGTAAAGTCAAAACCGGCGAAGACCAGCTGGATACTAACCAGTTTGATGAACTGTCAAAACTGCTGTTTATCAAGACCCCGCCACATGAACTGGCAGAACGCCTGCGCGTGGAACCAATGGCGAACTATGATCATGTGTTCCTGATGTATGGCAATGACGTCTATCTGGACCGCTTCAACAGTCTGGAAACCGCAGCCTTATTTGTCGATCTTGGCGTATATGATGCCGCTTTCCTGAGCCTGCGTGATGACCGCGTGGCAGAATACTTAATTGATAAAGGTTATGTCAGCCAAGAACAGATTGATGAATTGCAATGCGCGCTAAATCCACTGTTCTGTGCAGACCTGACACCTAAACAGGATTGCATCGCCTAATCACTTCTATATAGGCAATAAAAAAGACCTCGCTTGAGGTCTTTTTTTGTCGCTTGAGAAAGCTTAGATTTTCTTTTCTTCAATATTCAGCGCGTTGATCGCCAGTACCGCCTGGGTACGGTTTTGCACACCCAGCTTACGGAAGATAGCAGTCACATGTGCCTTAATAGT is from Acinetobacter sp. ANC 7912 and encodes:
- a CDS encoding ion channel, with product MKQTWLMCWTTFKRLPSAWLLCLQFIILILSVLSYEYAPYRAATWVIGVLVLLVIARVIRQTPVFTILGLSFVIGALFFSSLVLLGVKQVWVLITAHAFEACAYFSASYGLLRYMFHDRYLTKDELFAAGAAFTLMAWGFAFLYSICQLLIPYSFADPDLQAYQPWLDLLFLSFSVQSATGLADTIPVSPFARMLAMIQMFFGVMYLALIVSRRKHPANTALPSDPISLNLVPT
- a CDS encoding DUF485 domain-containing protein, which gives rise to MDEVQVERILQNPKFKEMVRRKRNLSWTLTAIMLFVYVGFMLLVGYNKEFLLSSISGGVTTWGIPLGLGIIVLSFVLCGVYSYIANNRLDQLNQEAVREVEAIAHEKGPH
- a CDS encoding cation acetate symporter; its protein translation is MKWNSLIALAAAAVSSGIAMAGPDLGAAEQQATNWNAIIMFVIFVGATLFITKWAAKQTTSAKDFYTAGGGISGFQNGLAIAGDYMSAASFLGISAMVFLSGFDGLLYSLGFMVGWPIVLFLVAERLRNLGKYNLSDVVSFRLQEKPVRTLAALSSLVVVAFYLIAQMVGAGQLIKLLFGLNYNIAVVIVGLLMMAYVIFGGMLATTWVQIIKAVMLLSGATFMAFMVMKGVGFSFTNMFEQAIGVYSKVHDLNLADATKIMGPGSLASNPVDAISLGLALMFGTAGLPHILMRFFTVKDAKEARKSVVVATGFIGYFYLLTFIIGFGAILYVANNPQFLDVAKMALTGKLQLVGGNNMAAVHLADAVGGDLFMGFISAVAFATILAVVAGLTLSGASAISHDLYANVFKKGQTTPESELRMSKIATLGLAIFAMILGILFEKQNVAFMVGLAFSVAACANFPVLVLSMFWKGLTTRGAVIGGIVGLVTAVVLIVLSKAVWVDTLGIAETAVNPFNGPAIFAMPLSFFCCWLFSVTDNSAQAQAERKAFDAQFVRSQTGIGISGASDH
- a CDS encoding choline BCCT transporter BetT; its protein translation is MSSRITSWYSNVNPRVFLTTVIIIGLFLLMVVLAPNSFELMTQQLNQWVTTSFSWFYVLSVAIFLILLIFIALSDMGRIKLGPDHSIPDYKNTSWFAMLFTAGMGIGLMFFGVAEPVMHYVTPPSGEPETIQAAQQAMRVTFFHWGLHAWAIYTLVGLSLAYFAYRHQLPLKIRSALYPLIGKRIYGPIGDSVDIFATIGTVFGVATTLGFGVTQINSGLNYLFGIEQSTGVQVILIIIVSAMASLSVFFGLDKGIKRLSELNLVLALGLLLFVFLAGPTIYLLQTTIQNVGQYASSLFSMTFNLYAYQSSGWIGGWTIMYWAWWISWSPFVGMFIARVSRGRTVREFIVGVLLIPTGFTLIWMGFMGNAALYSILQEANINLMQAVQRDSSVALFEFLHGMPFSAVMSVVATLLVMLFFVTSADSGALVTDYLTAKSDQSPTWQRLFWTVIMALLAIVLLYAGGLAALQSATMLSALPFTLIMLVISWGLIKALRLEVTKMQALQEARITPRAIHNPRSWQQRLGLIMHYAHDEQEVTEYIQSEVRQAFLSIQKEFQRRHHAVVIDEIEQGLCLRVDHQDEANFVYAVVARQILPPSFMPSQDEDSGQHFQAEVFLNEGGQNYDVMEWTREDLLQDILDQYERHLHFLSRVR
- the tnpA gene encoding IS66-like element accessory protein TnpA, whose translation is MTTNHQTSIASLAKKRRTYSAEFKQQIVQACKAPDVSIASVALQHGLNTNLVSKWIRLIDGKPGNDRSPLPNKPAFIALSCSAPLDPTPTDMLTVQITLPHSKAEIGLKWQVSEISALAELLKALAT
- the tnpC gene encoding IS66 family transposase, whose product is MNTLPDLSQLTHEQLLEFTRQLAMQHQSLAQSNQELEKSNQQLDTKVQHLEVTNQQLDAQVQHLSILNQKYEHELALFKQHKFGSKNEHLTAKQIHLWDEAVEEDIAAVDLELERLNADKTDAATEKATVNKPKRRLLPDHLHTIRIEHEPASTQCSCGCQLRRIGEDISEKLHFRPAQFYKEQHVRGKWVCDQCDTLTQQAMPAYVIDKGIASPELLSHVLVSKYADHLPLYRQRLIYQRAGIELSRSTLSDWIGRCGVELEPLANALKEVVLQQQVLHADETPVTIMRMGENDKKPKKGYVWAYATTQYNPVQAVIYDFQDSRSGQHAAEFLKGWQGYLVCNDYSGYKARFKSGQVIEVGCMAHARRKFHELHVTGKSQVAEQALVLIQKLYAIEAELRKKTDGTAEDRREYRQQHSQPVMQQLYEWLNQHHLTVPSSSPTAKAINYTLKRWPALSRYLDDGNLPICNNWVENQMRPWALGRKNWLFAGSLRSGQRAANIMTLIQSAKLNGLDPYAYLSDVLKRLPTHKATQIEELLPHRWKSNSN
- the tnpB gene encoding IS66 family insertion sequence element accessory protein TnpB (TnpB, as the term is used for proteins encoded by IS66 family insertion elements, is considered an accessory protein, since TnpC, encoded by a neighboring gene, is a DDE family transposase.) — protein: MIRIDEIWLSTQPLDMRAGMDTIMAQVVRAFGYIKPHCAYLFCNKRGHRMKVLVHDGLGIWLCARRLEQGKFHWAQVHQGESMAISPEQLQALIQGLPWQRIGRQQVVTML